Genomic segment of Bacteroidota bacterium:
TGGAGCCTGAAAGATTCTGTAAGCAACCAGACTTTCCCGATTGAGGACATTTACCTGTATCCCGAAGACCCGAAACAGATCTACATTAAAACAGCAGAGCTTTTTGCCACAACACATCTACTGCAGGCCGGCGGACTTTCCGATTCAACGGGTAATCCTGTAGACACAACAGCTATTACCTTCAGACCATCCGCAAACCCGGATACCTTGCAGTTGCGTTTCCTTGGTTTTCAGCCCGAGAACCTTTCCCCCAACGAAATTGGCGCATCTGTGCTACCACCTGACATCAATGCCGGCATTCGACTGAACCAGGCGGTCACCCCGGAAACCCTTGCAGGCTTTGTAACAGTCCAGGATTCCACACAAACGCCGCAAGCTTTCGAGAGCCGTTCTACCGATGGTTCTATTTATGAACTTACCTTCCCTGATTTGCCCGCCGGTATGCCATTCACCGTACAAGTTGACGGCGCAGGTGTTGGTGCCCCAGACACCACCTATACCAAGTTATTCCAGCAGTTGACCGACGAAAACCTCGGCGAATTGCGCGGGCAACTGATTGCTGCAGATTCTGTCGGCCAGGCTGTGGTAGAACTCTACCCAACCACGCGGCCAGTTGCCCGCGAGCGTATTGCTGTAGAGACACCAGATACCTCCGGCACCTTTGTCTTTTCTCGCCTGCCCGACAAATCGCAATACCGTTTTCGCGCATTCCAGGATTACAATGCCAATCTGCGTTGGGATGGTGGCCAATTGCTGCCCTACCAAAACGCCGAACCCCTTGCATGGTATAGCGACAGCCTGCAGGTACGTGCACGTTGGGAGCAGACGTTGTCCGATACCCTGAAGATCGAGCAACGATAAACATGCCGAAGCTGCCAACAAGTACCATGTTGCCGGCCTTGACTGCAACTGCCATGCGGGAAGCAGATCGGTTTACCATAGAAGCACTTGGCATCCCGGGCTTCACCCTCATGGAATCAGCCGGCCGTGCTGTACTGCCGGCTATCTTGAAGCAGTTCAACATAACCTTGTCGGAATTGGCAGGCTGGCAAGTACTCTGCCTCTGTGGGAAAGGGAATAACGGCGGCGACGGACTCGTGGTAGCACGTGTACTGGCGAGCGCCGGCGCACAGGTCAACATATGGCTGATTGCGCCAGCTGAAGAACTCTCCCCTGAAAGCAAAACCAACCTCGCCATTCTCGAAAAACTGGTCGAGCAGGACGCGTCGCTACGTTTGAGTATCCATGTAATGCAAGCATCTGAAGCATTGCCACCGGATGGCTCTTACAACCTGATTGTCGATGCTTTACTCGGTACGGGCGTTTCACGGCCATTGCGCGCCAGCTATGTTGCGGTTGTGAATTGGATCAATGCGCAATCGGCCCCTGTCATTGCACTAGACATCCCAACAGGCCTCCACACCGACTCGGGCATTGTGCTCGGTGCTGCGGTCAGGGCCGACCTTACGGTAACCATGGGTGCACTTAAAACTGGCCTGTTGTGCAACGAAGGCCCGGCACACGCGGGCCAGGTTGAGGTTGCTGAAATCGGGATTCCACGGATAGCACTGGACCGCGCAGCAGATTTGCATGCGTGCCCCTATGTAACCACACGCAAAGCCGTGGCTTCCTGGTTACCCAAACGGTCTAGAAACACCCACAAATATGCTGAAGGGATGGCGGTGGTAGTTGCGGGCGATGCCGGCATGGCCGGCGCAGCAACCCTTGCCGCAACCGTTGCTGCACGCAGTGGGGCCGGCGCAGTGCTTTGCGCAGCCCCCAAAGCCTTACAACCCGTTCTGGCTACCAAACTGACGGAGGTCATGACCCTTGGCCTTCCCACAACACAAGACGGCATCGACGGCAAAGGAGCCCTTTCATTGCTTGCCGATCACGAGAAAAAGGCAACAGCCTTGCTGGTAGGATGTGGCATGGGAAAGAAATCGTTAACGCAGAATTTCATCCGCAACCTCGTCCATAAAACCACGTTACCCACCATTATCGATGCGGATGGCCTCAATGCATTTGTCGGGTATACCGATACATTCAAGGACTTGCGGCAGCCTGTAGTCCTGACGCCACACTGGGGAGAGTTCAGAAAACTGACTGGTGTCGAAGATGCCAAAGCAGACCGGCTCAAGCTTGCACATCAATACGCAACAGCGTGGAATTGCGTACTGGTATTGAAAGGAGCGCCAACGGTAGTAGGTACACCCGAAGGGGCGCTTTTTATCAGTCCGATTGTGAACCCGGCCCTTGCTACGGCAGGCAGTGGCGACGTGCTTGCCGGCCTCTGTGTGGGGCTCCTTGCGCAAGGACTTACTCCTGTACAATCGGCCCTGGCGGCCCTCTATCTCGGCGGAGAGGCTGCCAACCATTATACGCAACACAATCATCCGGCCACGATGCTGGCTTCCGATCTGATTGCACACTTCAATATCATTATGAACGCTTACAAATCCTGAATTTATGTTGCGTCGTTACGCGCTTGCAATCGGATGGACCCTCTTGATCCTGGCCGGCTGCTCCATTCCAGGCAATGACATTCCCGACGTAGGGTTTGATCTGTTTGAACAGGACAAGTTAATCCATTTCACTTTTTTCCTCGTCTACGGATTACTCTGGTCCCGGGCATTGCCCGACACAGTGCCTGGGAAGTTTGCCTGGGTTGGCATTTCAGGGATTCTGTACGGTGTGGGCACAGAAATATACCAGGGCATGTTACCCTGGGACCGTACCCCCGACCCTATGGATGCCATGGCAAACATGACAGGGTTGCTTATCGCCATTCTCTATTACGGACTACGAAAGTAGCTAACTACATCGGTCTGATTTTAATATTCCGCCAGCGGCATTTTGCCCCCGTTGCCCATCGATTGCTGCC
This window contains:
- a CDS encoding NAD(P)H-hydrate dehydratase: MPKLPTSTMLPALTATAMREADRFTIEALGIPGFTLMESAGRAVLPAILKQFNITLSELAGWQVLCLCGKGNNGGDGLVVARVLASAGAQVNIWLIAPAEELSPESKTNLAILEKLVEQDASLRLSIHVMQASEALPPDGSYNLIVDALLGTGVSRPLRASYVAVVNWINAQSAPVIALDIPTGLHTDSGIVLGAAVRADLTVTMGALKTGLLCNEGPAHAGQVEVAEIGIPRIALDRAADLHACPYVTTRKAVASWLPKRSRNTHKYAEGMAVVVAGDAGMAGAATLAATVAARSGAGAVLCAAPKALQPVLATKLTEVMTLGLPTTQDGIDGKGALSLLADHEKKATALLVGCGMGKKSLTQNFIRNLVHKTTLPTIIDADGLNAFVGYTDTFKDLRQPVVLTPHWGEFRKLTGVEDAKADRLKLAHQYATAWNCVLVLKGAPTVVGTPEGALFISPIVNPALATAGSGDVLAGLCVGLLAQGLTPVQSALAALYLGGEAANHYTQHNHPATMLASDLIAHFNIIMNAYKS
- a CDS encoding VanZ family protein, giving the protein MLRRYALAIGWTLLILAGCSIPGNDIPDVGFDLFEQDKLIHFTFFLVYGLLWSRALPDTVPGKFAWVGISGILYGVGTEIYQGMLPWDRTPDPMDAMANMTGLLIAILYYGLRK